In one window of Amblyomma americanum isolate KBUSLIRL-KWMA chromosome 9, ASM5285725v1, whole genome shotgun sequence DNA:
- the LOC144103521 gene encoding uncharacterized protein LOC144103521, with protein sequence MSALLEDKNTYTKINRDPTRKIEAELQKLLADVFKYVPPSDGQYIYNKLLCHNGAAPAIYGVPKVHKEGTPLRPIVDFTRSPLNKLSGYLHRVLAPLAGKTATHVRNASDFAEKLKNVPIDDTQVMASFDVKSLFTSVTVDFAVECCKKALNEDTTLPERTPIEADDLCRLLKFCLSNTYFTFNKNFYRQTFGTAMGASVSVVCANLALESIESAALASFDPPPQFFVRYVDDCFSVINRPDVHRFLAHLNTFQQSIQFTLEEEVDGHIAFLDVIVERSPHSLQTTVYRKPTHTGSINKEIFEH encoded by the exons ATGTCGGCACTTTTGGAGGACAAAAATACCTATACAAAGATAAACCGGGACCCGACCAGAAAGATAGAAGCTGAACTTCAGAAGCTTCTCGCTGATGTATTCAAATACGTCCCCCCGTCCGACGGTCAATATATCTACAACAAGCTACTGTGTCACAATGGCGCCGCTCCTGCCATCTACGGCGTACCAAAAGTGCACAAGGAGGGCACACCGCTCCGTCCAATTGTGGACTTTACACGGTCCCCGCTGAACAAGCTCTCTGGCTACCTTCACCGGGTGCTGGCCCCTCTAGCGGGAAAAACCGCCACGCACGTCCGGAATGCAAGCGACTTCGCCGAGAAGCTGAAAAATGTGCCCATTGACGACACCCAAGTAATGGCTTCTTTCGATGTGAAGTCTTTGTTCACATCTGTGACTGTGGATTTTGCGGTGGAGTGTTGCAAGAAAGCCCTGAACGAAGACACGACTTTGCCTGAACGAACCCCGATTGAAGCCGACGACCTCTGCCGACTCCTAAAATTCTGCCTCTCGAATACTTATTTCACCTTCAACAAGAACTTCTACAGACAGACTTTCGGAACAGCCATGGGTGCCTCAGTTTCTGTAGTATGTGCTAACCTTGCCTTAGAATCAATAGAATCCGCAGCACTTGCCTCATTCGACCCCCCACCGCAGTTTTTTGTACgctatgtcgacgactgcttctctGTCATCAACCGGCCAGACGTACACAGGTTTCTAGCGCACCTCAACACGTTCCAGCAAAGCATTCAGTTCACCCTAGAGGAGGAAGTGGATGGCCACATAGCTTTCCTCGACGTCATCGTGGAACGCTCACCGCATTCTCTGCAAACCACCGTCTATCGTAAACCCACTCacaccggaag caTCAACAAAGAAATTTTTGAGCACTAA
- the LOC144103522 gene encoding uncharacterized protein LOC144103522 yields the protein MDAFDVLLYANSVAANTQEQRQQNQETKFRLLLGRQTEETATSCVHNLSSYELDHAELSLLNKGLNFNTGPVPDAKSMTCAVEIAVRKIDASLRDQARSRAIGALSKLRKEKDSALPRPKKEALKRLQKNEAIVILPADKGNATVVLDRTEYIKKMSALLEDKNTYTKINRDPTRKIEAELQKLLADGVPKVHKEGTPLRPIVDFTRSPLNKLSGYLHRVLAPLAGKTATHVRNASDFVEKLKNVPIDDTQVMASFDVKSLFTSLPVDFAVECCKKALNEDTTLPERTPIEADDLCRLLKFCLSNTYFTFNKNFYRQTFGTAMGASVSVVCANLALESIESAALASFDPPPQFFVRYVDDCFSVINRPDVHRFLAHLNTFQQSIQFTLEEEVDGHIAFLDVIVERSPHSLQTTVYRKPTHTGSIPGDRKHNDNGQAACPCEKPDEEKNDGPDGTDNLFC from the exons ATGGACGCCTTTGATGTCCTGCTCTACGCGAACAGTGTGGCAGCGAACACTCAGGAACAAAGACAGCAGAATCAAGAAACGAAGTTCCGGTTGCTCCTAGGGCGGCAGACAGAAGAGACAGCAACTTCTTGCGTACACAACCTGTCTTCGTACGAGCTAGACCATGCTGAACTCTCGCTTCTTAACAAGGGACTCAACTTCAACACTGGACCCGTCCCTGATGCGAAAAGCATGACATGTGCCGTTGAGATAGCAGTGCGAAAGATTGACGCCAGCCTACGCGACCAAGCACGTTCTCGTGCCATCGGAGCACTTTCAAAGTtacgaaaagaaaaagacagcgcaCTCCCACGCCCTAAAAAGGAAGCCCTCAAAAGATTACAAAAGAATGAGGCAATCGTGATCCTTCCGGCCGACAAGGGGAACGCCACTGTGGTGCTAGATCGGACTGAATATATAAAAAAGATGTCGGCACTTTTGGAGGACAAAAATACCTATACAAAGATAAACCGGGACCCGACCAGAAAGATAGAAGCTGAACTTCAGAAGCTTCTCGCTGAT GGCGTACCAAAAGTGCACAAGGAGGGCACACCGCTCCGTCCAATTGTGGACTTTACACGGTCCCCGCTGAACAAGCTCTCTGGCTACCTTCACCGGGTGCTGGCCCCTCTAGCGGGAAAAACCGCCACGCACGTCCGGAATGCAAGCGACTTCGTCGAGAAGCTGAAAAATGTGCCCATTGACGACACGCAAGTAATGGCTTCTTTCGATGTGAAGTCTTTGTTCACATCTCTGCCTGTGGATTTTGCGGTGGAGTGTTGCAAGAAAGCCCTGAACGAAGACACGACTTTGCCTGAACGAACCCCGATTGAAGCCGACGACCTCTGCCGACTCCTAAAATTCTGCCTCTCGAATACTTATTTCACCTTCAACAAGAACTTCTACAGACAGACTTTCGGAACAGCCATGGGTGCCTCAGTTTCTGTAGTATGTGCTAACCTTGCCTTAGAATCAATAGAATCCGCAGCACTTGCCTCATTCGACCCCCCACCGCAGTTTTTTGTACgctatgtcgacgactgcttctctGTCATCAACCGGCCAGACGTACACAGGTTTCTAGCGCACCTCAACACGTTCCAGCAAAGCATTCAGTTCACCCTAGAGGAGGAAGTGGATGGCCACATAGCTTTCCTCGACGTCATCGTGGAACGCTCACCGCATTCTCTGCAAACCACCGTCTATCGTAAACCCACTCacaccggaag